The proteins below come from a single Methanobacterium formicicum genomic window:
- a CDS encoding 30S ribosomal protein S12 — MPGLFAAKKLKKNRQNFRWKDTEYKRKALGLDIKADPLAGAPQARGIVIEKVGIEAKQPNSAIRKCVRVQLIKNGKQLTAFAPGDGAIGFIDEHDEVVIEGIGGPSGRSMGDIPGVRWKVTKVNNVALEEMVKGKIEKPVR; from the coding sequence TTGCCAGGATTATTCGCAGCAAAAAAGCTTAAAAAGAACCGACAAAACTTCCGGTGGAAAGATACTGAATACAAGAGGAAAGCATTGGGACTGGATATTAAAGCTGACCCATTAGCCGGCGCACCCCAGGCACGGGGAATCGTCATTGAAAAAGTGGGAATCGAAGCAAAACAGCCCAACTCTGCCATAAGGAAGTGTGTAAGAGTACAACTCATCAAGAATGGTAAACAACTCACTGCATTTGCCCCGGGAGACGGAGCCATAGGATTCATCGATGAACACGACGAAGTGGTTATCGAAGGAATAGGTGGACCATCCGGAAGATCCATGGGAGACATCCCTGGTGTACGATGGAAAGTCACCAAAGTGAACAACGTGGCCCTGGAAGAAATGGTTAAGGGCAAAATCGAAAAACCAGTGAGATAA